The proteins below are encoded in one region of Panulirus ornatus isolate Po-2019 chromosome 4, ASM3632096v1, whole genome shotgun sequence:
- the LOC139764668 gene encoding cytokine receptor-like factor 3 has protein sequence YFRWKKGHSSGWSIADDGRLASKKTSDLEVLHSDGPLLKSGSSVLFKVVSGGVGCSDEGLGLCCQPVTGPEQLLLPDTLFLSAQGCVFLDGISRVTRLPAIQDKSQVSFAVEKVSSTKLRVYIESQEKQVTYEWGVPNAHDGLHFVATFGEPRWKISVH, from the coding sequence tatttcagatggAAGAAAGGACATTCCTCAGGATGGAGTATAGCAGATGATGGACGTCTGGCTTCCAAAAAAACGAGTGATTTGGAAGTCCTCCACTCAGATGGACCCCTGTTGAAATCAGGTTCTTCTGTATTGTTTAAGGTTGTGAGTGGAGGTGTAGGTTGTAGTGATGAGGGACTTGGTCTGTGCTGCCAACCTGTGACTGGGCCAGAACAGCTCCTTTTGCCTGACACACTCTTCCTTAGTGCACAAGGTTGTGTGTTTCTGGATGGTATCAGTCGTGTAACTCGATTGCCAGCTATTCAAGACAAGTCACAGGTCAGCTTTGCTGTAGAAAAAGTTTCATCAACAAAACTCAGAGTTTATATTGAAAGTCAAGAAAAACAGGTAACCTATGAGTGGGGTGTTCCAAATGCACATGATGGTTTGCATTTTGTTGCCACATTTGGTGAACCACGATGGAAAATAAGTGTCCATTAG